The following is a genomic window from uncultured Campylobacter sp..
AGATGCTTAGCATAATGCGCCGCCGAAATTCCGCGCTAAGGGATTTGGAGCTTTTTTGCGAGCTTGCGGAGCGCGGATTTGCGCTGGGAACGGACTTTATCGTCGCGCATCCGGGCGAGAGCGAAGAAATTTGGCTTGAAGCGGTAGAAAATTTCAAAAAATTCCCGCTCACGCATCTACACGCCTTTATTTTTTCGCCGAGGCAAGGGACCGCCTCGGCGTCGCTAAAAGGCCGCATAGACGGCAAAACGGCGAAGGAGCGGCTGAAGATGCTACAAAACATAACGGCGCTGAATAATTATAAATTTCGCCTTTCGCACAAGGTGCCGTTAAATGTGCTGATCGAGCGGAAAAACGGAGAGTTTTATGAAGGATATGATCAATTTTATGATAAAATTTGGATCAAAAGCGATGAGGATTTGTCGAAAAAATGGATGGAGATAAGAGATTATGAGGTTAAATTTGATGGAAATTTTGCATAAAATCAAAAAAAGCAAGCTAAATATAATTCTGATTTTTTTGGTGCTGCTTATCGTTTTGCTCTCGATCGTTTATTTTAAAGACGATTCGCGATACATCACCGAGCGCGAATTTAGCGAGCTAGTCCGCGCAGATCAGATCAAACGCGCGCATATAGAGGACGGAAATTTAAATTTTACCTACGACGGCAAACGCTATAAAATTTTAACTGATATCGTTAATTTAAAAGAGCTGTCTAACCACGCTTTGATTACGAAGGAAGAGGATAGCGGAAGCGGCGGTATCAGCGCGATCTTGGTAATTTTTACATTCGCATTTTTTCTCTTCGTATATTATTTTGAAACCGTTTTGGCGCGTCGCCGCAGGATGGACGGCGTAGGCACTGCGCGTCAAGGCAGCGCAAATGCAGAGCTCGGCGATCTTTCGCCAAGCGTTAGCGACGTGAGATTTAGCGACGTAGCGGGCATCAGCGAGGTTAAAGACGAACTCATAGAGATCGTGGATTTTTTAAAAAATCCCGCAAAATATCGCAATTTCGGCATCAAGCTGCCGAAAGGAATTTTAATGATCGGCGAGCCCGGCGTCGGTAAAACGCTTATCGCAAAAGCCGTAGCGGGTGAAGCAGACGTGCCGTTTTTTTACCAAAGCGGCGCAAGTTTCGCCGAGGTCTTTGTGGGCGTCGGCGCTAGGCGGGTTCGCGAGCTGTTTGCAAAGGCCAAATCCTGCGCACCCGCGATTATTTTTATCGACGAGATCGACGCAGTCGGCGGCAAGCGCGGTATCGGGCGCAACGACGAGCGGGAAGCTACGCTAAATCAGCTGCTGACCGAGATGGACGGATTTGAGGAAAATAGCGGCGTGATGGTAATCGGCGCGACTAACAAAATAAATATGATCGACGATGCGCTATTGCGCTCGGGGCGCTTTGATAGGCGCGTTTTCATCGGGCTTCCGAACTACAAAGACCGCATCGAAATTTTAAAAATTTACCTCGAGGGCAAAAGGTGTAGCGCGAATATCAATAAAGTAAGCCGTCTCTGCGTGGGCTTTAGCGGCGCAGGGGTAGCGACGCTGGTAAATGAAGCCGCGATCAACGCTCTTAAGCGCGGCAGCGATACGATCGAGCTTAGCGATTTTGAAAACGTGCGAATGAGGGTCTTTTACGGCGTGCAAAAAAGCAGAATTCTAACTGAATACGAAAAGGAGATCCAGGCGTTCTATCAGGGCGCAAAGGCGCTTAGCGCATATTGGTATTCGTTTGATTTCGAAAAGATCGAGCTTTTAAACGATAAATTTTTAAACGAGGATTTCGAGATCGAATCCAAAACGCAAATTTTAAATCAAATCAAAGTGCTTTTAAGCGGTATGGCGGCGCTACGGATCCATAAAAACGACGCTTTTTCAAATTCTGCTAGCGACGTAAAGCAAGCTATCGCGCTGGCGCAAAAGATGGTTTTTGAGCTCGCGATGGGCGATAGTTTTACTCCTAGCGCGCAGAGCGTGAATAAAATTTTGCAAGATTGCTACGACGAGGTAAGCGAGATAATCCGCACGATGCAGGATAAGCTAAATCAAATTTCAAAGCAAATTTTCGTCTATGAGTTCATAACTTTCGAGGATGTTCAAAAGATTTGCGAATCTGATGGTGTGGAGCAAGAAGGCGTCTCCGCGCAAGAGCAAGATTTGCAAAAGCTGGAAAAAGATAGCGAAAGCTCTGGAGAAAAGCCGCAAGACGGCACGCTAAATTTCGATTAAATTTTAAAATTCCAATATAAGGAGAGGAAAATGGTAAAAATAGGTGTTTTAACAATAAGTGATCGCGCTAGCGGTGGCGTTTACGAGGATTTAGGAGGCAAAGAGATAATTGCCGTGATGGATGATTGGCTAACTTGCGAGAAAGAGTATTTTTATGAAATAGTTCCAGATGAGCTAGAGCTGATCAAAGATAAGCTGATTTATCTTTGCGACGAAGCGGGTTGTGATTTGGTGCTAACTACGGGCGGTACGGGTCCTGCTCCACGCGATGTAACGCCTGAAGCGACCGAAGCGGTAAGTGAGAAATTAATGCCAGGCTTTGGTGAGCTGATGCGTGCAGAAAGCCAAAAGATCGTGCCTACGGCAATTTTATCTCGCCAGATAGCAGCGATCCGCAAAAAATCTCTGATTATAAACTTACCGGGCAATCCAAAAGCGATTAAAGAGTGTCTCCTGCCGGTATTTCCTGCCGTGCCGTATTGCATTGATCTAATGGGAGGAAATTACATAACAGCGGATGAAAATAAGATAAAAATATTCCGCCCTAAACGCAAATAGTTCGCAAAATTTAGCAGGAATTAAATGATTTATGATATTATTTGAGCGCAAATTTAAGGAAAAATATGAAAATAAATCATAACGATATTTTGGAATTTCATAAATATTTTAGCAAAATTAGCCACAGCAAAGGTCGTATTCGTATCCGCGTAAGTCCTAAAATTAGAGAGTTGCGAGATAGCGTGAGCGAAGAGAGCCTAAAGGCTAAAATAGCTGCAATTCGCGGGATAAAAGAGTATAAATTTAACTCTCTAATCGGCTCGCTGACGATTCATTATGATGAAAGCGTTTTTCCGATGCACCTTTGGGAGCAGTTTTTAAGCGGCATCAGTTCGCCTGAGCTAGTAGCGCTTGTAAATTCTAATATCGAGGCGATTTCTTGAACGAAGAAGTATTGCGTAGCACTAAAAAATCGCGCAAAATTTCTAATAAATCTCGGAATTTAAATGAGGCACAAATTGCAGATATTGCTCTTTTGCTCGAAAAAGAGGCACAAATTTTACAGTTTTATTCGTTGGGCGCAGTTAAATTTCAAGATAAAAAGTTAGGAGAAATTCTATCTTTACGAGCTGGATTACTTGAGCGGATGCTAGATTTTGTAAATTCTTGCGGGCTTGGCGCCACGCCTCCTGAAAATAGCAGTGAGGCACTGGCTGCAAAAGGTATGAATGAGTTTTTGGCTTCGGCACTTTTGATAGAAAAAAGCTCTATGATGTTTTATGACGATCTAATTAATTCGTGCAAGAACGCGCAATTTAAAGAGCTGCTGTATAAGGCGCAGGCGGTTTCGTATAATGAAATTTTGCCGATTTTAAAAGAACTAAATTCTAAATGCGAGGTTGATTCAAATTCTTTGAATTTAACTGATTTGTTAAATGAAATTTTAAAAAATCCGCAGGAATTAGAGCGGATATTTCAAAAATACGATTTGCAAAATATCTTAAATAGCGCATTTTCTAATCTAATTAAAGGAATTTTGCAGAAAAATTAAATTAGGATTGCAAAAATCTAAAAAAGTCGCTATAATATCAAAATCTATGTAAAGTTGATAAAATGACTTTATAATCTTAACACAAGGAGAATGAAATGCCGATCCCATTTCTAGCAGGTTTTGCGCTTGGTTGCGCGGCGGTTTACGCTTATAACAATCGAGATAAAATCAAAGAAGGTGCAAATAAAATCGTAAGTAGCAAAAGCGTCGAGGAGCTAAAAAATAGCGTCAAAGGCGGAGCGGAAAAATTAAGCAAAAAATCAAAAGAAATTTTTGCGGAAGCCAAAGAAGGCTTAGACGATGTTGCTGAGGCGGTAAAAAGTAAAAGAAAGTCTGGCGGCAAAAAAGCTGCGACAAGTAGCGATAGCACTGCAAAAAAAACTAGAAAAAAACCGGGACCAAAACCGGGCTTTAAAAGAACTAAAAAATCTACCGTGAGCGCTAAGACGGGCGAAACACCGGCAGGTGAGACATCCGCAGCATCTACTACTCCACTTAATATCCCACAGATCGTAAAAATGGACGATAATTCTTCGGCTAAATTTACGTCCGCAGACGATAAATCAGAAAAATAGGGGCTTAAATGAATAGATCACTTACGACACAGCGTTCTCCGCTGGATCACGTTTTAAGCGGCGCTATAGCAGGGGCGATCGGCGGTTGCGCCGTAGAACTCGTTAAAGCTAAAGAAGGCAAGAGCAAATCTAAAGCGATTCGCGATGCGCTAGATATTGCGCTAAGCGGCGGTATCATCGGCGGCGGAGCGATTTACAGCGCAAATAAGCTCGTACAAGGCGAGTATCTACGCGCAGCGGCAGGCGTCGCAGTATGCGTAGGCGCGCTCATTGCGGGTAGAAATTTTATTCTTAAGGTAGGCAATGAGTAATCCGTATATCACAAAAAAAGATTTGAAAGAAATTCTAGACGATTACGATTTTGGTGACAACAAATATGCTAGCGGCTCTGCGGGCGGCTTTGCTGGCGATGATAAGCTTGGCGGTTGGGCTAAATGGATAAATGAGCGGGTAAATTCCGCACCTTTTAACAGCTCTGCTTCCAGCAATAATTCGGACAATAAAGATTCTGCCACTCAAAGTTCAAGCGATGTAAATTCTACTCAGGGCTCCGCTTTCGGTGGAATTTTTAATTCCTTGGGTGGCAGGCAAAACGCGAGCGGCTTATTCGGTAGCAACTCATTTATCACAGGCATCGTTTTAGGTGCTGCAGCGACCTATTTTCTAACCGACGAAAACGCGCAAAAAAAGCTTTTTAAGCTCATCGCAAAGGGTATCGAGATGTTTCAGATGGGCGTTGAAGAGATGAAGGAGCGATTCGAAGACGCCAAGGCAGAGATGCAAGAGTAGTCGATGCAAAATTTTAAAATTTTACATGAGACTAAATCTAGGCTGCGCATAAAGGTCGCGGGCTTTAAAGGGCTCGATACGAGTGCACTGCAAAAAGCAGCTGCGAGGCTTGAAGGCGTAACGGAAGCTAGATTTAACGCTAAAATTGGCTCTTTGATCCTTAGACTTGACGCTGGTGCGAATAAGGCAGGAATTCTAAAGCAGCTTGCTGCTTTAAATTTAAGCGAGCTAAAATCAATTATCCCCGCTAACCATAAAAATTTACCGAGCAAAAACG
Proteins encoded in this region:
- a CDS encoding AAA family ATPase translates to MRLNLMEILHKIKKSKLNIILIFLVLLIVLLSIVYFKDDSRYITEREFSELVRADQIKRAHIEDGNLNFTYDGKRYKILTDIVNLKELSNHALITKEEDSGSGGISAILVIFTFAFFLFVYYFETVLARRRRMDGVGTARQGSANAELGDLSPSVSDVRFSDVAGISEVKDELIEIVDFLKNPAKYRNFGIKLPKGILMIGEPGVGKTLIAKAVAGEADVPFFYQSGASFAEVFVGVGARRVRELFAKAKSCAPAIIFIDEIDAVGGKRGIGRNDEREATLNQLLTEMDGFEENSGVMVIGATNKINMIDDALLRSGRFDRRVFIGLPNYKDRIEILKIYLEGKRCSANINKVSRLCVGFSGAGVATLVNEAAINALKRGSDTIELSDFENVRMRVFYGVQKSRILTEYEKEIQAFYQGAKALSAYWYSFDFEKIELLNDKFLNEDFEIESKTQILNQIKVLLSGMAALRIHKNDAFSNSASDVKQAIALAQKMVFELAMGDSFTPSAQSVNKILQDCYDEVSEIIRTMQDKLNQISKQIFVYEFITFEDVQKICESDGVEQEGVSAQEQDLQKLEKDSESSGEKPQDGTLNFD
- the mog gene encoding molybdopterin adenylyltransferase, whose amino-acid sequence is MVKIGVLTISDRASGGVYEDLGGKEIIAVMDDWLTCEKEYFYEIVPDELELIKDKLIYLCDEAGCDLVLTTGGTGPAPRDVTPEATEAVSEKLMPGFGELMRAESQKIVPTAILSRQIAAIRKKSLIINLPGNPKAIKECLLPVFPAVPYCIDLMGGNYITADENKIKIFRPKRK
- a CDS encoding Cys/Met metabolism pyridoxal-phosphate-dependent enzyme — translated: MNRSLTTQRSPLDHVLSGAIAGAIGGCAVELVKAKEGKSKSKAIRDALDIALSGGIIGGGAIYSANKLVQGEYLRAAAGVAVCVGALIAGRNFILKVGNE